The Pseudomonas cavernicola DNA segment CGACGCCAAGGTCAAGGAACTGATCCCGGACGACGAGCACCTGCACCGCTGGCTGGACATGGCCCGCGAGCGCATCGCCTTCCAGGGCCTGCCGGCGCGCATCTGCTGGGTCGGCCTGGGCCTGCGCGCCAAGCTCGGCCTGGCCTTCAACGAAATGGTCCGCAGCGGCGAATTGTCCGCGCCGATCGTGATCGGCCGCGATCACCTCGACTCCGGCTCGGTGGCCAGCCCCAACCGCGAGACCGAAGCCATGCGCGACGGCTCCGACGCGGTCTCCGACTGGCCGCTGCTGAACGCTCTGCTGAACACCGCCAGCGGCGCGACCTGGGTCTCGCTGCACCACGGTGGCGGGGTCGGCATGGGCTTCTCCCAGCACTCGGGGATGGTCATCGTCTGCGACGGCAGTGACGACGCCGCCGCCCGCATCGCCCGCGTGTTGCACAACGATCCGGCCACCGGGGTGATGCGGCATGCCGATGCCGGTTATGAAATCGCCATCGACTGTGCGCGCGAACAGGGCCTTAACCTGCCAATGATCAACGCTGTTAAAGGAGCGTGAGCGTGACTGCACTAACACTGACACCTGGCCAGTTGAACCTGGCTCAACTGCGCCGTATCCATCAGGGGCCGGTGAACATCACCTTGGATGACAGTGCCGCGGAGGCCATCGAGCGGAGCGTGGCGTGTGTCGAGCAGATCCTGGCTGAGGGGCGCACGGCTTACGGCATCAACACCGGCTTCGGCCTGCTGGCGCAGACCCGCATCGCCACGGCGGACCTGGAAAACCTGCAGCGTTCGCTGGTGCTGTCGCATGCCGCTGGCGTCGGTCAGCCCATCAATGATGCCCTTGTTCGACTGATCATGGTGCTCAAGGTCAACAGCCTGGCCCGTGGCTTCTCCGGGATCCGCCGGGTGGTGATCGACGCGCTGATCGCCCTGATCAACGCCGAGGTTTATCCACATATCCCGCTCAAGGGCTCGGTGGGTGCCTCGGGCGACCTGGCGCCGCTGGCGCACATGTCGCTGGTACTGCTCGGCGAGGGCAAGGCGCGTTATCGTGGCGAGTGGCTACCGGCCACCGAGGCGCTGGCCGTCGCCGGCCTGGAGCCGCTGACCCTGGCGGCCAAGGAAGGCCTGGCGCTGCTCAACGGCACCCAGGTCTCCACTGCCTATGCGCTGCGCGGCCTGTTCGAGGCCGAGGATCTGTTCGCCGCCGCGACCGTCTGTGGTGGCCTCAGCGTCGAGGCCATGCTCGGTTCGCGGGCGCCCTTCGATCCGCGCATCCACGCGGCGCGCGGCCAGCGCGGGCAGATCGATGCCGCCGCGGCCTATCGCGATCTGCTCACGCCGAGCAGCGAGATCTCCCGCTCCCACGAGAACTGCGACAAGGTGCAGGATCCCTATTCCCTGCGCTGCCAGCCGCAGGTGATGGGCGCCTGCCTGACGCAGATCCGTCAGGCCGCCGAAGTCCTGAGCGTCGAGGCCAATGCGGTGTCGGACAACCCGCTGGTGTTCGCCGCCGAGGGCGATGTGATCTCCGGCGGCAACTTCCACGCCGAGCCGGTGGCCATGGCCGCCGACAACCTGGCGCTGGCCATCGCCGAGATCGGCTCGCTGAGCGAGCGGCGGATCTCGCTGATGATGGACAAGCACATGTCGCAACTGCCGCCGTTCCTGGTGGCCAATGGCGGGGTCAACTCGGGCTTCATGATCGCCCAGGTCACCGCCGCCGCGCTGGCCAGCGAGAACAAGGCGCTGGCGCATCCGCACAGCGTCGACAGCCTGCCGACCTCGGCCAACCAGGAAGACCATGTGTCGATGGCGCCGGCTGCCGGTAAACGCCTGTGGGAGATGGCCGACAACGTGCGCGGGATTATCGCCATCGAATGGCTGGGTGCCTGCCAGGGCCTGGACTTCCGCGAAGGCCGCAAGACCTCGCCGAAGCTGGAGCAGGCGCGGCAGGCACTGCGCGAGCAGGTGTCCCACTACCAGCAGGACCGTTTCTTCGCCCCGGATATCGAGGCGGCCAGCCAACTGCTGGCGTCACGCTGCCTGAACGTACTAGTGCCGGCCCAGCTATTGCCGAGCGTCTAAGCAGGCGCCTAAGAGCCTGTTCAAGATCGTCGCGAGAGCAGGTCAGGCAAGGCGCAACGACCAACGGGAGTAACAGCCGCAGGCTGGCCCGGAGGGTGAGCGCCAGCGAGTCAAACAGGCGAGGAAGCGGAGTTTACGTGTGGTAAATGAGCATGACTCGCTTCGCTCGCCCCTGCGGGGCCGCGCTAAAGCGCGTTAGCCGCAAGCGGCCTGCCGAGTCTGTTTTCAACGCAGCATGGCCAAGCGCAGCAGATCTTGAGCAGGTCCTAAGCCGGGAAGCCTGACTCCCGGCGTGACCCAATTGCCGTGCGCGGCCTGTCTAGCGGGCTGCGCACGGCTTTTCGCCCGACAAAAATAATCAGGAAAGCGAAATGCAACAGCATTCAAACGGCTTGCAGCGCGGCCTCACTGCGCGTCATATCCGCTTTATGGCGCTTGGCTCGGCCATTGGTACGGGCCTGTTCTATGGCTCTGCGGCGGCTATCCAGATGGCGGGGCCGGCTGTCCTGCTGGCCTATCTGATCGGTGGCGCCGCCGTGTTTATGGTAATGCGCGCCCTCGGCGAGATGGCGGTGCACAACCCGGTGGCCGGCTCGTTCGGCCAGTACGCCAGCAGCTACCTGGGCCCGCTCGCCGGCTTCATCACCGGCTGGACCTATGCTTTCGAGATGATCATCGTCTGTCTGGCGGACGTGACCGCCTTCGGCGTCTACATGGGCTTCTGGTTCCCGGAAGTGCCGCGCTGGATCTGGGTACTGGCCATCGTCTTCTTCATCGGCGCGCTCAACCTGTGCAACGTCAAGGTCTTCGGCGAGCTGGAGTTCTGGCTGTCGCTGCTCAAGGTCGGCGCCATCGTGGCGATGATCGCGGCAGGCTTCGGCATCATGCTCTATGGCCTGGGCAGCGCCGAGGGCGGCAGTGCGGCTACCGGCATCCACAACCTGTGGGCGCATGGCGGTTTTATGCCCAACGGCATCGGCGGCCTCATCGCCTCCTTCGCCGTGGTCATGTTCGCCTTCGGCGGCGTCGAGATCATCGGCATCACCGCCGGTGAGGCGAAGAACCCGCAACAGGTCATCCCGCGGGCGATCAACGCGGTGCCTGCGCGCATCCTGCTGTTCTACGTGCTGACCCTGTTCGTGCTGATGGCGATCTACCCCTGGCCGCAGATCGGCAGCCAGGGCAGCCCCTTCGTGCAGATATTCGACAGCCTGGGCATCGCCTCGGCGGCGACCATCCTCAATATCGTGGTGATTTCGGCCGCCGTCTCCGCCATCAACAGCGACATCTTCGGCGCCGGGCGGATGATGTACGGCATGGCTCGTCAGGGGCAGGCCCCAGCAGGCTTCGCGCGCCTGTCGCGCCAGGGTGTACCCTGGATGACGGTGCTGGTGATGGGCGGCGCTCTACTGATCGGTGTGTTGCTCAACTACCTGATTCCGGAAAACGTGTTCCTGCTGATCGCCTCGATCGCCACCTTCGCCACCGTCTGGGTGTGGCTGATGATTCTCCTGTCGCAGGTCGCCATGCGCCGTAACATGAACGAGGAAGAGGTCGCCGCGCTGAAGTTCCGGGTGCCGTTCTGGCCTTTCGCGCCGGCCGCGGCCATCGTCTTCATGCTGTTCATCTTCGGCGTGCTCGGCTATTTCCCCGATTCGCGCATGGCCTTGTATGTCGGTGCCATGTGGATTGCCCTGCTGTCTATCGGTTACTGGCTGTGGGTCAGGCCGGCAGTAGCCAAGCAGGCAGGGGCGCCCTCGAACCTGTTCTCCACGCATAGATAAGCAAGCGGAGTGTTCCGATGAAATCTCTCTGGCACCACTGTCACGCCGCGACCATGGCCGGCGGGCGTTACTCGAGCATCGAGGATGCGGCGCTGGTCACCCTCGGTGAGCGCATCGAATGGATCGGCCCGCGCGCCGAGCTGCCGGCCGGCGACTATGCCAAGACCATCGACCTCGGCGGCGCCTGGCTTACCCCCGGGCTGATCGACTGCCACACCCACACGGTGTTCGGCGGTAACCGCAGCGGCGAGTTCGAGCAGCGCCTCGAAGGTGTCAGCTATGCCGAGATCGCGGCGGCCGGTGGCGGTATCGCCAGCACCGTGCGCGCCACCCGTACGGCCAGCGAGGACGAGCTGCTGGCCAGTGCGAGCAAGCGCCTGCGCAGCCTGCTGCGTGACGGCGTGACCACCGTGGAGATCAAGTCCGGCTACGGCCTCGACCTGGCCAGCG contains these protein-coding regions:
- the hutH gene encoding histidine ammonia-lyase translates to MTALTLTPGQLNLAQLRRIHQGPVNITLDDSAAEAIERSVACVEQILAEGRTAYGINTGFGLLAQTRIATADLENLQRSLVLSHAAGVGQPINDALVRLIMVLKVNSLARGFSGIRRVVIDALIALINAEVYPHIPLKGSVGASGDLAPLAHMSLVLLGEGKARYRGEWLPATEALAVAGLEPLTLAAKEGLALLNGTQVSTAYALRGLFEAEDLFAAATVCGGLSVEAMLGSRAPFDPRIHAARGQRGQIDAAAAYRDLLTPSSEISRSHENCDKVQDPYSLRCQPQVMGACLTQIRQAAEVLSVEANAVSDNPLVFAAEGDVISGGNFHAEPVAMAADNLALAIAEIGSLSERRISLMMDKHMSQLPPFLVANGGVNSGFMIAQVTAAALASENKALAHPHSVDSLPTSANQEDHVSMAPAAGKRLWEMADNVRGIIAIEWLGACQGLDFREGRKTSPKLEQARQALREQVSHYQQDRFFAPDIEAASQLLASRCLNVLVPAQLLPSV
- a CDS encoding amino acid permease — translated: MQQHSNGLQRGLTARHIRFMALGSAIGTGLFYGSAAAIQMAGPAVLLAYLIGGAAVFMVMRALGEMAVHNPVAGSFGQYASSYLGPLAGFITGWTYAFEMIIVCLADVTAFGVYMGFWFPEVPRWIWVLAIVFFIGALNLCNVKVFGELEFWLSLLKVGAIVAMIAAGFGIMLYGLGSAEGGSAATGIHNLWAHGGFMPNGIGGLIASFAVVMFAFGGVEIIGITAGEAKNPQQVIPRAINAVPARILLFYVLTLFVLMAIYPWPQIGSQGSPFVQIFDSLGIASAATILNIVVISAAVSAINSDIFGAGRMMYGMARQGQAPAGFARLSRQGVPWMTVLVMGGALLIGVLLNYLIPENVFLLIASIATFATVWVWLMILLSQVAMRRNMNEEEVAALKFRVPFWPFAPAAAIVFMLFIFGVLGYFPDSRMALYVGAMWIALLSIGYWLWVRPAVAKQAGAPSNLFSTHR